In Paludibaculum fermentans, the genomic stretch CCAGTACCGGCACAAGATCGGAGTAGACGTTGCGATCGAAGCTCTGCGGGACGCCCTTCGTTTCCGTAAGGCCACGGTGGATGAGATCCACCGATTCGCGAGGGTCTGCCGGGTAGCTCAGGTGATGCAGCCGTATCTGGAGCCGGCGGTGTGCGGCAGAGTGACAGTCGGACCCGTCCCAGCGGGTTTTTTCCCCTGGTGATTGCAGATTGCTTTGTACTTGTTGTGGGATATGGCGCAGTGTTGGCCCTTTTTGACGGGCTGGGGTTGCTGGTCTGCGCGCGGTGGGTGTCGACGCGAGGGGAAGGATCGGAGATCAGGTCGGTCTTGCCGTGTTTTTGGGTGATTACGCTCAGTCGGCGGCCTGATTCCGGCGTTTTTCACTGGGACGGGGCAGGCTGTCCACCGGCCCTACAGTCGCCTGATGGAAGGCTTCCCTCGGAGCTACAAGGACGTCGCTCGGCAGTCGGCACGAGGCCCGCATGGTGTATATTAAGCCTAATGGAATCGGGAGCCACGCCGGATCGACGCCAAGTCTACAGACCATTTCTTGCCCGTCTGAATCCCACGTCCCCGCACCTGCTTGATCAGCAGTCGCTGATTGTTCTTCCGTCGCATGATCCGCACGACCCAGATCAGCCACCAATTCATGCTGGATTCGCAGCAATTGCGGAGCTGACTCCTGGCGCTCAAATGGCGCTTGTCGGCGGAATTGGATCAGGCAAAACTACCGAATTGAGGTTGACTCGTGGCCTGCTTGGGCGACACAAGGATGCTGTAACTGTGTTGCTTGATATGGCTGAGTTGACGGACATCAACGAAATAAATCCTGGTGCGATTTTGATCGCGGTCGGAACGCGGCTTTACCACCAGCTCGATGACGAGCACAGGCAGGAAGCGGATGTTCGGAGCGCATACCGACGGCTTCGAGAGTTAGCAGAAGGCAAGACAGAATGGGTGGAAGCGACCACATCAGGATCATACTTTGAAGGTGAGGATCCGGACTACGAGCCCGATTTAGTACAGGTCAGCACGCCCGGTTTATTGAGGCCTCGATTTCCTGCGATCAAGCGTAGCGTTTCAGAAGTGTTCGACTTGGTGTGCACGGTTTCAGCTCCGCTGATCCTCATGAGTCACCAAGTAACAATTCTGATAGATGGGCTAGATCGACTTATTCGGCCAGAGCGATTCAGGCTGTTCGCGGAACAGGACCTTCAGGCTTTGCGTGGTACAGGGATCTCTCTTATTATTGCGGCTCCGTTACTTATGTGGTTTGATAAGAATCGATTTTTGCAAGAATATTTTGACGAGGTGAAGCATATTCCAGCTGCAGTCTCCGATCCCGAGAAATCCACCTTCCTGAATGAAATATTAATTCGGAGAGGGGCGCGCGACCTCATGGGAGAGGCGGAGATCTCAACGATCAGCAAATACTCCGGTGGAGTTTTGCGCGACCTCATCACACTTGCTCGAACCTCTGCTGAGGCAGCTTACCGCGACGATAAGAATAGAATCGAGCTGAGTCATGTGGAGTCGGCAATTCGCCAGTTGGGAAAGCGGTATCTCATTGGAATTGGTCGAGTCCAGCTGCAATTCATCAACCGACTCATGCGGGACGAGGCATTCTCAATTGAGAACCCTCAAGCTAAAGAGCTACTAGTGAGTCGTCAAGTTCTTGAGTATTTCAATGATGGCCGTGAATCGTTTGCCGTGCATCCGGCTCTATGCAAGGTATTGGAGGAGGCCGAGTGATTGATTTTGCCATCATTACATCATTTCGGCTGGTTAGACGGCTCGCGATGGGTGAAGGTGCAACGGCGATGTACTTGCTCATTTGTCCGCGTGAGGACCAGGCTGAAGCCGAGGAGGAATTGAAGGCTGAAGTCGAACTACAATTAGGAGCGCCTCTGCCAATCTATAGGAGTTCAGAGCTGTTGTCATGGAGCGGTGAAACCGCCTCGCCCGGCGTGCCGGCAGTGCAGCTCCTGAATATCGAACAGTGGTCACTGGAGCTTGTCGCTGCCTTAGATACCCACGTCGTGCGCGTGGAGAGAAATGCTGCGCAATTGTTATTCCTCACAACTGATGCGATTGCCGAACAACTGCTGGTCGGTGCTCCAAATTTGCGAAACCGTCTCACTGAGATCTTGCAATTTATTCCAGAATCCGATGGCGGGGTATAATAAGGTGCGCTGGGAAGATGAGCTATTGGCCTTGGCTCGCAATCGCGAACGGGAGTATGCAGTCTGCCCCTATCGTATTCTTGACGCGGCACCTGCAATATTGCGACGCCAGCTTCGGTACTATTTGGCGGAGCTAGCAAATTGCGGGAGACTGAAGAAGACATATGATGGCCCGCGCATAGAACAATGTGGAGATGGTTTGGTTGAGTTGGTCGGTGACGAAGTTGAGTTCACGTCGGAATCAAGACTCGAATTCAATATTCGGCTTAAGGAGACTCAGCTCGGATGGCTAGTTCAGAAATTTAGGTTTCATTTGCATCTTCAGCAGCGTCGAATCAATATGATGCGGATTCATCTGAACGAGACGGAGGTTCACGATTCACTGAGAATTCCAATGTGCCACCTGCATATTGATGGAAGCGGTGCTCATATTCCTTTCCCAATTATGAATCCTCGGATGACAATCCATCTGATCTGTGCGTATATCGAACCAGACCTCGGCACTTGATTCTGGTCTACGGCTGAGATCAAGCCAAACTGTGGGCGTCAAGGCATTGCTGACTCGCCAGTGCTCGGTAATTTGGTAAATTGACATGAGCTTCAAAATGAGGGTTGCCTTCGTGTCTCTCGCTGATATTTTATTTAGACAATTCAGGACCGCAGGCTCGCGTTTGCTTTGACTCCGCACGACCCGTGAGCGCCTTGGACGGCATCGGGCGGTTCACAGATGCGAAAGTCGAAGAGGATGAAGTCTGCCAGCACACGACCACCGTGCAGCCGTCTGCGGCTACCGGGTGGAATTTGATTAGAGCAAGATCCGCCCGTCGTTCATTATCGGTGTGATTGATGTGTTAAGTCGCACAAATTGCGCGCGTCAACTTAGAGCTTGTATGGGCAATGTCATTCCTTCCGTTCCGGGAACATGCCTTCGTCGAAATCTTGCTTCGCTTTGCGGCGTCGAAGTGCCTCGATGCAAAAGGTTTTGATTGCCTTACAGTCCTTCTTGCTGGATATTGAATAGGTGAGTATATGGGCAAGCATCTGCGCGATTGCAATTAGGGAGATGAACATTGCAGGATTTCAAGGTGATGTAGGCGTAGTGCTTCAAGGCATAATCTGTTGCTTGGCGTCGGTTTGCACTAGGTCAATCGAAACGCCATCGCAAAGCTGGATCCGCTTGGGCAGCTCTCGCCACTCGGCCTCGTCAGTGAAATTATCCCCAACCCAGCGCATGAGGTCGTGGAAGTCGCGAAGGCGAAGAAGCGATGGGCTGCGCGCCGCGAAGTCTCTGGCGTCCGGTGTAAAGGTGGTATTGGTCACAACCATTCCGGCAGCGAAAAAGCGATTGGCAAACATTACACCTAGAAGTTCCCTCAGCGGCGCCGGCCCGACGCTGCGCCGGGGATCACTTCGGTGTTTGACCTGCACTGCCCCCAAAAAAGGGAACGGGAACGATTTCGGCGGAGTAAAGATGATATCGATGCCACCGTCCCTGCTGAAAGTTCCTCTGCCAACAGGTTGAGCATGAAGACCCATGACGGAGAGTCGATCCAGTATAAGTTCTTCAAACTGCGAAGGTGTCAGTTGGAGGAGTTCAGAGGGGTCAGCTAGAATTCTCGCAGCGAGTGTATGACTAATATCGAGCAGTCGGACACAAGAGGGCTTTACATGCTCAGCGAATGGCAGCAGTAGTTGCTGATTGTCTGTCGCCGCCATCTCCGGGGTTGGCTTAATCCAGTCGACAACCATGGAGCATGCTCGGCAGAAGTAGTGAACCTCAGCGCCAGTCTGGCGTGTCGGGCCGAATGGCTCCAGCCGGATGTATTTGTCGCCTTTGTTGATCGCGGTTCGGCAATAGGAGCAGTCGTAAGGCCGAGCCGCTCGGGATATTCGCAGGTAGCTCGACTCCCCCACTAACTTATCCAGCGCGGCGCCAACTGACTTGAAGTCAATCCCCATCTCTCTACAAAGGACGATCAAGCGTGAGGGCGCTAAGCGACGTTTGCCAGTGAGGCAGGACTGAAGAAACGATTTCGAGACCCCTATCAATCCTGCGATATCGGGGGACAGGGGCGAGCGGCGATCAATTCCAAGACGGATTTGATCGAAGATCAGTTGTAGTTCCGACGGAATGTTAGCGGTCCGGTGCACGAGCGAATTGTATCATCGGGGACCCATGGAGGCGCGTGATTGCGACTGGCCTGGAGTTTGCTCCGTCGACAGGTGATGGCGGCAGGATTTCGCAATGGATTCAATTACACAGGTGCATTCTGAAGCCTGCCTGAGCGTCCACCTGCTCGATCGTGGTGTTACCATCGAGGCTTGATGCCCAAATATGAATGCCGAGATTGCGAATCTGCTGACAGGCTTGGACACAACTTCTGCCCTTCATGCGGCTTCCACCTGACGGAAGGTTACACTCAGAATCCGCGGGCCACCGTTGCTCGATGCGCAGACGAGCTGTACTGCGGGCACTGTGGCCGACTCCTTGCAGAATGCCTCTGCCGATAGCAGGTTCGGTTTGCGGCGTCTCCTTGAGTTTGGGCATTACGGATTTGCAGTTGTGGTCATCTTGGTCCCGATACTCCCTGCCGGAGATGTTGGCCCGAAAGTTGGTCTGGAGCATAGGTAGCGGCGCCCACGAAAGCGAGATTGCGGCTGTGTTGGCGTTGATGTTCGGAGTATCGCGACTTAGCGGCCTATGTGGTTGTATGGGTACGAATGACGGACGAGGCAAGCGGGTTGAAACTCGGCGGTCACCCCGCCTTCTCAATAATCCGGAAAATCGGCGCGCCATACTGCTCCACGAGCCTCAGGCTCATGCCCGGCACCTCCAGCAACTCCCTGGTCGTCTGGGGTCTCTTGGCAGCAATGGTTTGGAGCGTCCGGTCCGTCAGAATCCTGAACGCCGGGAGGCCTTTCTTTTTCGCTTCGCCTAAGCGCCAGGCTTTCAGGGCGTCTTCCAGTTTCAGGTTCCTGGCGGGCGGCGGGGTCGCGGCCCTCGGGGCGGAGGCGGCGTGCTCCAATTCGGCTGCTGGGCGCTTGGGGGGCTTGGTTTCCGATTTGGACGTTGACCTCGGTTTGCGCTCGCGCTTGGGTTTTGCCTCGACCGCCTTGGATGCTTGCCTCGGCGCTCTCTCGGCGCCCGCGGCCGTCTTCTTGCGGCTCCGCTTAGCTTTCGGGATTGCTTCGATTTCTACCGGTAGGCGGAGGGCCGCTACCGCGTCTTCGGCCCAGCCGGCGTCCGAGATGCGGACGCGGCGGAATTCGATTTCCTTGCCGTCCTTGGTGAACGACGTGTCCGTGATCACGATCAGGCCGCTGCGGGCCATGGCTCCGATTAGTTCTTCAAAGGCGCGGCGGTCCAGGACCGCGTCGGGGAAGACCTGGGTGTAGAGGCGGCCGGCCGAGACGGCTTCGATCTTCTTCAAGGCCTCTATGATTTGGGTGGCTCTCGCGGTTTCCTTGGGGGTGGCTTCGCGGAGCTGCTGGGCGATCGTCTCGTCGGGGGCGCAGATGTCGCAGTGGCCGCAGCGGCGGTTCAGGTCCTCGCTGTCTCCGAAGTAGCGCAACAGGGCCAGCATGCGGCAGGAGGAGACTTCGCAGTACGAAAGCATCTTCTGGAACTGCGCCATCTTGTGCTCGCGCTGCTCGATGTAGGATTCACGCCATTGCACGGAGCCGAGGCTGAGGTTTTCGGCGTAGTCGACGACCGCTCCGCCGTGGATCCAGAGTTTTTCCATGGCGATGTCGAATTCGTCTTCGGCCATGCGGACGCGGGCTCGGACGAGGTCCTTGGGCTGGGCGTCGGGGGTGAGCGCCTTGAAGATTTTGGCGACTATGTCCGGTTCGGGGTAGTCGCGCTCGTAGAAGAAGTCGTGGGTGTAGCGATCGGCGTAGGAGTGCATCAGGATCGCTCGGGCGGGGAGCCCATCGCGGCCGGCGCGGCCGATTTCCTGGTAGTAGCCTTCGACGCTGGAGGGCAGGGCGGTGTGGATGACGGTGCGGACGTCGGCTTTGTCGACGCCCATGCCGAAGGCGGTGGTGGCGACGATGACTTCGAGTTTGCCCTGGAGGAAGCCGGTCTGGACTTTTTCGCGGCGGTCGGCTTCCATGCCGGCGTGGTAGGCGGCGGAGGGGAAGGAGCCGGCGAGGAGGCTCGCCAAGTGTTCGGCGTCCTTGCGTTTGGGGGCGTAGATGATGGCGGGGCGGTGTTCGTCGTCCTGGAGGAGCTCGAGGGCGAGTTTGGCGCGGCTGCCGGGCGGGGCTTTGACGACTTCGATGGCGATGTTTTCGCGGCGGAAGCCGTGGATGAGGGATTCGGCGGAGTGGAGGCCGAGCTGGACGGCGATGTCGCGCTGGACGAGGGGGGTGGCGGTGGCGGTGAGGGCGATGACGGGCGCGGGGCGGAGGCCGGGCAGGTGCTGGCCGATGTTGCGGTAGTCGGGGCGGAAGTCGTGGCCCCATTGGGAGATGCAGTGGGCTTCGTCGATGGCGACGAGGGTGGGTTTGCGCCTGGCGAGCATCTCGGGGAAGCCCTGGACGCGGAGGCGTTCGGGGGCGATGAAGAGGAAGTCGAGTTCGCCGGCGAGGTAGGCGTGGCAGGTTTCGCGGGAGGCGGCGCGGTCGCGATTGGAGTGGATCCGTTCGGCGGCGAAGCCCATGGCGTTGAGCTTGGCGACCTGGTCCTCCATGAGGGCGATGAGGGGGCTGATGACGAGGGTGGTGCCGCCACGGGCGACTCCGGGGAGCTGGTAACAGAGGGATTTGCCGGAGCCGGTGGGCATGACGAGGAGGACGTCCTTGTCTTCCATGACGGCGCGGCAGACGGCTTCCTGGTTGGGGCGATAGCCGGGGAAGCGGAAGCGGGTGTGGAGGATGTCGTCGAGGGAGCCGGTGACGGCCTGGCGTTGGGCGCGGACGATGTCGCGGGTGGGGACGCGGGTGTGCTGGGTGCGCTCGGCGGCAATGGCTCCGCTGAAGGCTTTGCCGACGGCTTCGCGGACGTACTCCTCGATGCCGTGGAGGAAGGGCTGGAGTTCGGCCTGGCCGCGTTCGATGCGTTTGAGGTGGGCTTCCCACTGGCCGGTCATGGCGGGGCTTTTTACTTCGGGGTGGACGACCTCGATGAGGCGGATGCCTTTGTCGGTGGCTTCCA encodes the following:
- a CDS encoding RecQ family ATP-dependent DNA helicase, whose amino-acid sequence is MASQFSVAVIAEKPSVARDIARVLKATSTGQGYLHGNGFVVTWAIGHLVALAQPHEIRADWKWWKRETLPMLPEQWPLVIGEETKDQFEVVRKILTSPKISDVICATDAGREGELIFRYIYEAAGSDKPVRRLWISSLTPDAIRDGFEKVKAGTAYDALADAARGRSRADWLVGMNLSRAYTLGHGEDFSVGRVQTPTLAMVVERELAIRHFVPEDYYTVTAEFSPGDDRSYSGTWFRPGGETLDASSRLPADGIEANAIVDRVKTGAAHIEKIEAQTKRMPPPGLYDLTELQRHANRLYGMSAQRTLDTAQALYERHKLISYPRTDSRHLSADVAKTLPKIVAGISAPYQAHLAPGTGERPLNKRYVDDTKVTDHHAIIPTGVSAERASLNGEEERIFDLICRRLLSAWHDDHIWSVTTVITLVRSTPSSGSSTPSSETSSQLSASSRPSSEPTSPSGGRTPSSAADPLVGTTNHLNPAPSSPSGRRTPSSAADPLVGTTNHLNPAPSSPSGRRTPSSAADPLVGSNSIDDRFHSSGTAIQQTGWKVLDIVTRKKEKKPRGASTEDTDDPGNTDDAQELPPGLTPNQRQTVLGADAIEKRTRPPKRLTEGTLLTAMETAGKTLDDKELSDAMKESGLGTPATRAQIIEVLLKRGFIERRGKSLEATDKGIRLIEVVHPEVKSPAMTGQWEAHLKRIERGQAELQPFLHGIEEYVREAVGKAFSGAIAAERTQHTRVPTRDIVRAQRQAVTGSLDDILHTRFRFPGYRPNQEAVCRAVMEDKDVLLVMPTGSGKSLCYQLPGVARGGTTLVISPLIALMEDQVAKLNAMGFAAERIHSNRDRAASRETCHAYLAGELDFLFIAPERLRVQGFPEMLARRKPTLVAIDEAHCISQWGHDFRPDYRNIGQHLPGLRPAPVIALTATATPLVQRDIAVQLGLHSAESLIHGFRRENIAIEVVKAPPGSRAKLALELLQDDEHRPAIIYAPKRKDAEHLASLLAGSFPSAAYHAGMEADRREKVQTGFLQGKLEVIVATTAFGMGVDKADVRTVIHTALPSSVEGYYQEIGRAGRDGLPARAILMHSYADRYTHDFFYERDYPEPDIVAKIFKALTPDAQPKDLVRARVRMAEDEFDIAMEKLWIHGGAVVDYAENLSLGSVQWRESYIEQREHKMAQFQKMLSYCEVSSCRMLALLRYFGDSEDLNRRCGHCDICAPDETIAQQLREATPKETARATQIIEALKKIEAVSAGRLYTQVFPDAVLDRRAFEELIGAMARSGLIVITDTSFTKDGKEIEFRRVRISDAGWAEDAVAALRLPVEIEAIPKAKRSRKKTAAGAERAPRQASKAVEAKPKRERKPRSTSKSETKPPKRPAAELEHAASAPRAATPPPARNLKLEDALKAWRLGEAKKKGLPAFRILTDRTLQTIAAKRPQTTRELLEVPGMSLRLVEQYGAPIFRIIEKAG
- a CDS encoding type IV toxin-antitoxin system AbiEi family antitoxin domain-containing protein; the encoded protein is MRVQVHRAAKTVADCFQYRHKIGVDVAIEALRDALRFRKATVDEIHRFARVCRVAQVMQPYLEPAVCGRVTVGPVPAGFFPW
- a CDS encoding restriction endonuclease, with the translated sequence MHRTANIPSELQLIFDQIRLGIDRRSPLSPDIAGLIGVSKSFLQSCLTGKRRLAPSRLIVLCREMGIDFKSVGAALDKLVGESSYLRISRAARPYDCSYCRTAINKGDKYIRLEPFGPTRQTGAEVHYFCRACSMVVDWIKPTPEMAATDNQQLLLPFAEHVKPSCVRLLDISHTLAARILADPSELLQLTPSQFEELILDRLSVMGLHAQPVGRGTFSRDGGIDIIFTPPKSFPFPFLGAVQVKHRSDPRRSVGPAPLRELLGVMFANRFFAAGMVVTNTTFTPDARDFAARSPSLLRLRDFHDLMRWVGDNFTDEAEWRELPKRIQLCDGVSIDLVQTDAKQQIMP